From Larus michahellis chromosome 5, bLarMic1.1, whole genome shotgun sequence, the proteins below share one genomic window:
- the LOC141743805 gene encoding alcohol dehydrogenase 1-like isoform X2, translated as MATAGKVIRCRAAVVWAVGKPLSVEEVEVAPPKAGEVCVKIVATSICHTDEHILEGIFPSVDFPVIPGHEGAGIVESVGEGVTSVKPGDKVIPISLPHCGECSFCLNPESNYCLKSQVSKSQSLLPDKTSRFTCKGKQIHHFLWVSTFAEYTVILEYAVAKIDAAAPLDKVCLLACRFSTRYGAAINTAKVKPGSTCAVFGLGGVGLSVVMGCKAAGASRIIAIDINKDKFAKAKELGATHYISPHDFKKPMQEVLTEMTGHGVDYSFEVIGHADTMTAALASCNMNTGICVMVGEPASGSVICFDPMLVLSGRTWKGTLLGRWNMRDCIPKLVASYLEKKFNSDVLITRTLPIAKVNKGFELLHAGKSIRTVLLF; from the exons ATGGCCACTGCTGGAAAA GTTATCAGATGCAGAGCTGCTGTTGTCTGGGCCGTGGGGAAGCCACTCTCTGTTGAGGAGGTGGAGGTTGCACCTCCAAAAGCAGGTGAAGTCTGTGTCAAG ATTGTGGCCACTAGCATCTGTCACACAGATGAACACATTTTGGAAGGTATCTTTCCTAGTGTGGATTTCCCAGTTATCCCAGGCCATGAAGGAGCTGGGATTGTGGAAAGTGTTGGAGAAGGAGTGACCTCGGTGAAA CCGGGTGACAAAGTCATCCCCATTTCCCTTCCTCATTGCGGGGAATGCAGCTTCTGCCTGAATCCCGAATCCAACTACTGCCTGAAGTCCCAGG TCTCCAAATCACAAAGCCTTCTGCCTGACAAGACCAGCCGGTTCACTTGCAAAGGGAAACAGATTCACCACTTCCTCTGGGTCAGCACCTTTGCAGAATACACCGTGATCCTGGAGTACGCTGTTGCCAAAATAGATGCTGCTGCACCTCTGGACAAAgtctgcttgcttgcttgcagGTTCTCCACACGCTATGGGGCTGCCATCAACACCGCCAAG GTAAAACCAGGCTCCACCTGCGCTGTCTTCGGCCTCGGAGGAGTTGGCCTCTCTGTTGTCATGGGCTGCAAGGCAGCTGGAGCTTCCCGCATCATTGCCATTGATATCAACAAGGACAAGTTTGCCAAGGCCAAGGAGCTGGGAGCCACCCACTACATCAGTCCTCATGACTTCAAGAAGCCCATGCAGGAGGTGCTCACTGAGATGACCGGCCATGGCGTGGACTACTCCTTTGAGGTCATCGGGCACGCGGATACCATG ACTGCTGCCCTGGCCTCCTGCAATATGAACACTGGCATCTGCGTCATGGTTGGGGAACCAGCTTCTGGTTCAGTGATTTGCTTCGATCCTATGCTTGTGCTGTCTGGGCGCACATGGAAGGGGACTCTGCTCGGAC GTTGGAATATGAGAGATTGTATCCCCAAATTAGTTGCCAGCTACTTGGAGAAGAAATTCAACTCAGACGTGCTGATCACACGCACGCTGCCGATTGCTAAAGTGAACAAGGGGTTTGAGTTGTTACATGCAGGAAAAAG
- the LOC141743805 gene encoding alcohol dehydrogenase 1-like isoform X1, whose amino-acid sequence MATAGKVIRCRAAVVWAVGKPLSVEEVEVAPPKAGEVCVKIVATSICHTDEHILEGIFPSVDFPVIPGHEGAGIVESVGEGVTSVKPGDKVIPISLPHCGECSFCLNPESNYCLKNGFSKSQSLLPDKTSRFTCKGKQIHHFLWVSTFAEYTVILEYAVAKIDAAAPLDKVCLLACRFSTRYGAAINTAKVKPGSTCAVFGLGGVGLSVVMGCKAAGASRIIAIDINKDKFAKAKELGATHYISPHDFKKPMQEVLTEMTGHGVDYSFEVIGHADTMTAALASCNMNTGICVMVGEPASGSVICFDPMLVLSGRTWKGTLLGRWNMRDCIPKLVASYLEKKFNSDVLITRTLPIAKVNKGFELLHAGKSIRTVLLF is encoded by the exons ATGGCCACTGCTGGAAAA GTTATCAGATGCAGAGCTGCTGTTGTCTGGGCCGTGGGGAAGCCACTCTCTGTTGAGGAGGTGGAGGTTGCACCTCCAAAAGCAGGTGAAGTCTGTGTCAAG ATTGTGGCCACTAGCATCTGTCACACAGATGAACACATTTTGGAAGGTATCTTTCCTAGTGTGGATTTCCCAGTTATCCCAGGCCATGAAGGAGCTGGGATTGTGGAAAGTGTTGGAGAAGGAGTGACCTCGGTGAAA CCGGGTGACAAAGTCATCCCCATTTCCCTTCCTCATTGCGGGGAATGCAGCTTCTGCCTGAATCCCGAATCCAACTACTGCCTGAAG AACGGCTTCTCCAAATCACAAAGCCTTCTGCCTGACAAGACCAGCCGGTTCACTTGCAAAGGGAAACAGATTCACCACTTCCTCTGGGTCAGCACCTTTGCAGAATACACCGTGATCCTGGAGTACGCTGTTGCCAAAATAGATGCTGCTGCACCTCTGGACAAAgtctgcttgcttgcttgcagGTTCTCCACACGCTATGGGGCTGCCATCAACACCGCCAAG GTAAAACCAGGCTCCACCTGCGCTGTCTTCGGCCTCGGAGGAGTTGGCCTCTCTGTTGTCATGGGCTGCAAGGCAGCTGGAGCTTCCCGCATCATTGCCATTGATATCAACAAGGACAAGTTTGCCAAGGCCAAGGAGCTGGGAGCCACCCACTACATCAGTCCTCATGACTTCAAGAAGCCCATGCAGGAGGTGCTCACTGAGATGACCGGCCATGGCGTGGACTACTCCTTTGAGGTCATCGGGCACGCGGATACCATG ACTGCTGCCCTGGCCTCCTGCAATATGAACACTGGCATCTGCGTCATGGTTGGGGAACCAGCTTCTGGTTCAGTGATTTGCTTCGATCCTATGCTTGTGCTGTCTGGGCGCACATGGAAGGGGACTCTGCTCGGAC GTTGGAATATGAGAGATTGTATCCCCAAATTAGTTGCCAGCTACTTGGAGAAGAAATTCAACTCAGACGTGCTGATCACACGCACGCTGCCGATTGCTAAAGTGAACAAGGGGTTTGAGTTGTTACATGCAGGAAAAAG